One Gemmatimonadota bacterium DNA segment encodes these proteins:
- a CDS encoding helicase-associated domain-containing protein produces the protein MKLRTALTQYPFETLCQIARDVGIDPGGSNKTILADALCRILPDPENVAKRLSSLSPEQRAMVQTLAAEGGELLEAEAVEKFANGFLPRLHAQLSDLIGLVFRDAHTLDDSCVLIGIPESLLKSIPIPDADQGRLLAIMKPVSVGLLRAFADQIGLSLSDTRKPIVSNAIRDALIDIKTLHAYLNTLSEDRRAILDLFLPANAITRSEVADKLGESAVRELEDMLWKMPIFYAPNRDLHALNAAICLASDLCATLSKIARSQGGQLESNLEALLETSDTAPAAIRENTAFLIRDLTTLLGIVAQRLPRRLKHGGISKTDLRDASKYCHIQDDPGYIEFLTLFAETTGLVKPHNTAWHTASDAGTRVGQIIDIRKACFEFWFRSERWNEWSSDRTKATSARMQVLRNIRSEIVRSLRHCPAATWMKYPSYYQFLTRLSEPFRHFAKDPSHTGTTADELLRRTITGALTYMGVVRVGNFPDFSTPLQQSKEAVFQITPAGYALLHDTHDDALTEHIPLQNPEAKFVVQPNFEVLSPPDLPCAHYLRLCVLGDLKTQDVMACFHLSSDSIRRAFARGLSGDEIRSFLTQHSKSGLPDMVDTLIAECDDKYGEIEILPAIGRVKTATRELLDELYAQPRIAQALDDRISPTIATLNNATNPESLIQILQQQGYLPHLSRE, from the coding sequence ATGAAACTACGCACCGCGCTCACGCAATATCCGTTCGAAACGCTGTGTCAAATTGCCCGCGACGTGGGTATTGATCCCGGTGGCAGCAACAAAACCATCCTCGCCGACGCCCTCTGCCGCATACTTCCCGACCCTGAGAACGTAGCAAAACGCCTCAGTTCCCTATCGCCTGAACAGCGCGCGATGGTACAGACCCTCGCCGCCGAAGGGGGCGAGCTTTTAGAAGCCGAAGCCGTTGAAAAATTTGCCAACGGATTTCTTCCCCGCCTCCATGCACAACTCAGTGACCTGATCGGTCTCGTATTCCGAGACGCGCACACCCTGGACGATTCGTGTGTTCTAATCGGCATTCCCGAATCGCTACTCAAATCCATCCCCATTCCCGACGCAGATCAGGGCAGGTTGCTCGCCATTATGAAACCCGTCTCTGTGGGTTTGCTCCGAGCCTTTGCAGATCAGATTGGTCTGAGCCTTTCAGACACGCGCAAACCCATCGTGTCCAACGCCATAAGAGATGCCCTGATCGATATAAAAACACTGCATGCCTACCTCAACACACTCAGCGAAGACCGCCGCGCTATTCTCGATTTATTTCTCCCCGCCAACGCGATTACGCGCAGCGAAGTCGCCGATAAATTGGGAGAATCCGCAGTCCGTGAATTGGAGGACATGCTCTGGAAAATGCCGATCTTTTACGCGCCAAACCGCGATCTTCACGCCCTAAATGCCGCGATATGTCTCGCTTCAGACCTTTGCGCTACCCTGTCCAAAATCGCCCGATCCCAGGGTGGGCAACTCGAAAGCAACCTCGAAGCTCTCCTTGAAACCTCCGACACCGCTCCCGCTGCGATACGCGAGAATACCGCCTTTCTCATCCGGGATCTGACCACATTGCTCGGTATTGTTGCACAACGCTTGCCCCGCAGACTCAAACACGGCGGCATATCTAAAACTGATTTGCGCGACGCGAGCAAATACTGCCATATCCAGGACGATCCGGGCTATATTGAATTTCTCACGCTCTTTGCCGAAACAACGGGACTGGTAAAACCCCATAATACAGCCTGGCATACCGCCTCAGATGCCGGCACCCGGGTAGGGCAAATCATCGACATCCGCAAGGCGTGCTTTGAATTCTGGTTTCGCAGCGAGCGGTGGAATGAGTGGTCTTCCGATCGCACCAAAGCCACCAGTGCCCGAATGCAAGTACTCAGGAATATCCGCAGTGAAATCGTGCGAAGCCTTCGGCATTGCCCCGCCGCCACATGGATGAAGTATCCATCGTATTATCAATTTCTGACGCGCCTTTCAGAGCCTTTTCGACATTTTGCCAAAGACCCATCCCATACCGGAACCACCGCCGATGAATTGCTGCGCCGCACCATCACGGGTGCGCTCACCTATATGGGCGTCGTCCGCGTGGGCAACTTCCCCGATTTTTCCACACCATTGCAGCAAAGCAAAGAGGCGGTCTTTCAGATCACCCCTGCGGGCTATGCCCTGTTGCACGACACGCATGACGATGCACTGACCGAACACATACCCCTGCAAAATCCAGAGGCAAAATTTGTTGTACAGCCCAATTTTGAAGTTCTATCCCCGCCGGATCTTCCCTGCGCGCACTATCTCAGACTGTGCGTCCTCGGAGACCTCAAAACACAGGATGTAATGGCGTGTTTCCATCTCTCCAGTGACTCGATTCGCCGCGCATTCGCACGCGGTTTGTCAGGAGACGAGATACGCTCATTTTTGACACAGCACAGCAAGAGCGGCCTGCCCGACATGGTCGATACTTTAATTGCCGAATGTGACGACAAATACGGTGAAATCGAAATCCTCCCCGCCATCGGACGAGTCAAAACCGCCACGCGAGAATTGCTCGACGAACTCTACGCTCAGCCCCGCATTGCCCAGGCATTGGACGACCGCATTTCTCCGACTATTGCAACCCTCAACAATGCGACAAACCCCGAATCCCTGATTCAAATCCTCCAGCAACAAGGCTATTTGCCACACCTCTCTCGGGAGTGA
- a CDS encoding geranylgeranylglycerol-phosphate geranylgeranyltransferase has product MAFRKTRFYAAIELPRPINCLITFASVLLGGWLGIHRITEPLLFAALSAALITAGGNALNDLCGITEDRINKPHRPLPSGRLSPSTARIEMGIFLLAGILLALPLPTAALAIALIAIASLILYNTYLKRVPLIGNLTVSALGGLAFLYGGAAVQVISAPYLIVGFAFLFHLGRELLKDLEDSAGDRQLSGGTVPISWGENIARILITGIFAILIIATPLPALLGIYGSIYLSLIILLNLLLIFVLIRLWQKDTLGYLNKLLKAGMLLGLAAFLFT; this is encoded by the coding sequence ATGGCCTTCCGCAAGACCAGATTTTACGCCGCGATTGAACTGCCCCGCCCGATCAATTGTCTCATAACCTTTGCCTCAGTACTCCTCGGCGGCTGGCTGGGGATTCACAGAATCACCGAACCCCTGCTTTTTGCCGCGCTATCCGCCGCCCTCATCACAGCGGGAGGCAACGCGCTCAACGACCTGTGTGGCATCACCGAAGACCGCATAAACAAACCACACCGCCCACTCCCCTCGGGCCGTTTATCCCCCAGCACCGCCCGCATAGAAATGGGAATTTTCCTCCTCGCGGGCATTCTCCTCGCCCTCCCTTTGCCAACGGCTGCCCTCGCCATTGCCCTCATTGCCATCGCAAGCCTGATCCTTTACAATACCTATCTCAAACGCGTACCGCTCATCGGCAATCTCACGGTAAGTGCGCTCGGCGGTCTGGCATTCCTCTATGGCGGCGCAGCCGTCCAGGTCATATCTGCCCCCTATCTCATTGTGGGCTTTGCCTTTCTGTTTCACCTGGGGCGCGAACTTCTCAAAGACCTCGAAGACAGCGCGGGCGACCGCCAGTTATCCGGCGGCACCGTACCCATCTCCTGGGGCGAAAATATCGCGCGTATTCTGATCACCGGCATCTTTGCAATCCTCATCATCGCGACCCCATTGCCCGCGCTCCTGGGCATTTACGGTTCGATTTATCTCAGCCTGATTATCCTCCTCAATCTTTTACTCATCTTTGTCCTCATCCGCCTCTGGCAAAAAGACACACTCGGATACCTGAACAAACTGCTCAAAGCGGGAATGCTACTGGGACTCGCCGCTTTTCTTTTTACTTAA
- a CDS encoding aldo/keto reductase, translating to MAQDTVREVATSTIPHRVLGKTGERVPILGYGSAPGGMGLSDEDAIALCHKAIDLGVTYIDTAPGYGRAHVQLGQVMAERRDEVFLVTKTAADEAEQALKILENGLKDLQTDHVDLVYVHSMGNRDVDRVLAPDGVLAGLREVQRRGWTRFVGITAHNAPWRTARVLREADIDVVMLAVNLADRYTYNFENEVLPLAYERDVGVAAMKVYGGAQGMTYQTPRTSALAAHGPHDHEAALRYALGLPGVCTAVIGMFSEAELVQNLAWARRFTPLNAADGIALEALGREIAAEWGPHYGAVE from the coding sequence ATGGCGCAGGATACTGTACGAGAGGTCGCGACGAGCACGATTCCCCATAGGGTCCTGGGCAAGACCGGAGAGCGGGTGCCCATTCTGGGGTATGGATCTGCCCCCGGTGGGATGGGGCTTTCAGACGAGGACGCCATTGCGCTTTGCCATAAGGCGATTGACCTGGGGGTGACGTATATTGATACGGCGCCTGGATATGGTCGGGCGCATGTTCAACTGGGGCAGGTGATGGCGGAGCGACGAGATGAGGTGTTTTTGGTGACCAAGACAGCGGCAGATGAAGCGGAACAAGCTCTGAAGATATTGGAGAATGGGCTGAAAGATTTGCAGACGGATCACGTGGATCTGGTTTATGTGCATTCGATGGGCAATAGAGATGTAGATCGGGTGCTGGCTCCCGATGGTGTGCTGGCAGGGCTGCGGGAAGTCCAGCGGCGGGGTTGGACGCGATTTGTAGGGATTACTGCGCACAATGCACCCTGGAGGACTGCCAGGGTGTTGCGGGAGGCGGATATAGATGTGGTGATGCTCGCCGTAAATCTCGCGGATCGCTATACTTATAATTTTGAGAATGAGGTGTTACCTCTGGCGTATGAGCGGGATGTGGGCGTGGCGGCGATGAAGGTTTACGGCGGGGCGCAGGGTATGACGTATCAAACGCCCAGGACTTCGGCTCTGGCCGCGCATGGGCCACACGATCACGAGGCAGCATTGCGTTACGCGCTGGGATTGCCCGGCGTTTGCACTGCTGTGATCGGCATGTTTTCGGAGGCTGAGCTCGTGCAGAATCTGGCGTGGGCGCGGCGATTTACGCCGCTGAATGCTGCGGATGGTATTGCTCTTGAAGCCCTTGGTCGAGAGATTGCGGCGGAATGGGGACCGCATTACGGTGCAGTGGAGTAG
- a CDS encoding ferredoxin:thioredoxin reductase, translating to MSEPSEKSLKRMQIYTEKYWEKTGTSPHPTREVADTVICGLAENIDELGRPLCPCNFYPDKKAELERSREWVCACDEMKIFKYCHCLLFVTPEGMPITEYLPEDHEGRQVYGLIKDPTPDKGRELRRKAEEKIAEWKAEKE from the coding sequence ATGTCTGAACCCTCAGAAAAAAGCCTTAAAAGAATGCAGATATACACGGAAAAATACTGGGAAAAAACCGGGACATCGCCGCATCCGACCCGAGAAGTCGCCGACACAGTCATCTGCGGTCTTGCAGAAAACATCGATGAACTGGGCCGTCCGCTTTGCCCCTGCAACTTTTATCCCGACAAAAAGGCCGAACTCGAACGCAGCCGCGAATGGGTCTGCGCCTGTGACGAAATGAAAATCTTCAAATACTGTCACTGCCTGCTCTTTGTCACCCCCGAAGGCATGCCCATTACCGAATACTTACCCGAAGATCACGAAGGCCGCCAGGTCTATGGCCTCATAAAAGACCCCACTCCAGACAAGGGCCGCGAACTGCGCCGCAAAGCCGAAGAAAAAATCGCCGAATGGAAAGCGGAAAAAGAATAA
- a CDS encoding sugar phosphate isomerase/epimerase, which yields MTIKYSLREPIAPGNTLMEKFQALKELGFSGIEITDSSTADFADEIKAATDATGIVPNICSARGGNRLLDARSQERRTAVKSINDALTLCAEVGGVGVIFPPLIGIKMGGGERIPDLSPLYSTSALEKDLLIEILKQDIAPHAEACDSLLIIEPLNRYEQWWPCTVAQGVEICEAVGSPAIATMADLFHMSIEEADLAEAIRAGGKHIANVHLADSNRILPGYGHTDFGPPLKALSDIGYEHYCGFECSIPPGDARAELRKSMDYLNSHL from the coding sequence ATGACCATCAAATATTCTCTTCGCGAGCCCATCGCGCCTGGCAACACCCTGATGGAGAAATTCCAGGCCCTCAAAGAACTCGGCTTTTCCGGCATTGAAATCACCGATAGCAGCACCGCAGATTTTGCAGATGAGATCAAAGCAGCCACAGACGCAACGGGCATCGTGCCCAATATTTGTTCTGCCCGAGGCGGCAATCGCCTGCTCGACGCGCGTTCCCAGGAACGCCGCACAGCCGTAAAATCCATTAACGACGCCCTCACCCTGTGTGCTGAAGTCGGCGGCGTAGGCGTGATTTTTCCACCGCTTATCGGCATCAAAATGGGCGGTGGCGAACGCATTCCCGATCTTTCTCCCCTGTACAGCACATCTGCACTTGAAAAAGATCTCCTCATCGAAATTCTAAAACAAGACATCGCACCACATGCCGAAGCGTGCGACAGTCTTCTGATCATAGAACCCCTGAACCGCTACGAACAGTGGTGGCCCTGCACAGTTGCCCAGGGCGTTGAAATCTGCGAAGCTGTGGGCAGCCCAGCTATTGCCACCATGGCCGATCTCTTCCACATGAGCATCGAAGAAGCCGACCTCGCCGAAGCCATCCGCGCAGGGGGCAAACACATCGCCAATGTGCATCTCGCCGATAGCAATCGTATCTTGCCGGGCTATGGTCACACGGATTTTGGTCCCCCGCTCAAAGCACTGTCCGACATCGGCTACGAGCACTACTGCGGCTTTGAATGCAGCATCCCCCCGGGCGATGCGAGAGCAGAACTTCGAAAATCTATGGATTATCTCAACAGCCACTTGTAG
- a CDS encoding DEAD/DEAH box helicase produces MNYNPENPLIIQSDLTVLVEVNSPRYEAARDRLVRFAELEKSPEHIHTYRVNPLSLWNAAAAGVTTEEIIATLETYGKYDIPQNVGVEIREAMSRYGKVYLDKEGDALILSSEDPLIILEICRHKTVQPYIEKRLNAHRISILPLYRGHLKQALTRIGFPVKDRAGYLRGRTLKFQHRQTALSGNPFALRDYQREAVDIFHAGGGPDGGSGTVVLPCGAGKTIVGMAAMNTLQCETLILTTNITASRQWKAELIDKTSLTDDQIGEYSGERKEIRPVTIATYNILTYRKSREEDFPHFGIFNQGNWGLIIYDEVHLLPAPVFRFTAELQSRRRLGLTATLVREDGLETDVFSLIGPKRYDVPWRELESSGWIATAECCEIRMPLPQGKRLSYAIADRRAKFRIASENADKIHMVKHLLKKHEGDQILVIGQYIRQVEYIARELDAPLIMGKTPTEDRDHLYEAFRKGKIKILVVSKVANFAVDLPDASVAIQISGTYGSRQEEAQRLGRILRPKSDGSLAHFYTLVTRDTREQEFARNRQTFLTEQGYRYTIRDADDVFDEA; encoded by the coding sequence ATGAACTATAACCCCGAAAATCCCCTCATCATCCAGAGCGACCTCACGGTTCTCGTCGAAGTCAACTCGCCCAGATACGAAGCGGCGCGAGATCGGCTCGTGCGCTTTGCCGAACTGGAAAAAAGCCCCGAGCACATACACACGTACCGCGTCAACCCCCTCTCGCTCTGGAATGCAGCCGCAGCCGGCGTCACTACCGAAGAAATCATCGCCACCCTCGAAACCTACGGCAAATACGACATTCCCCAGAATGTGGGCGTTGAAATCCGAGAGGCAATGAGTCGCTATGGCAAAGTCTATCTCGACAAAGAAGGCGACGCGCTCATCCTGTCTTCCGAAGACCCGCTAATCATCCTTGAAATCTGTCGCCACAAAACCGTACAGCCCTATATTGAAAAGCGGCTCAACGCCCATCGCATCAGCATTTTGCCTCTCTATCGAGGGCACCTCAAACAGGCTCTCACGCGCATCGGATTCCCGGTCAAAGATCGCGCGGGATATCTCAGAGGTAGAACGCTCAAATTTCAACATCGCCAGACTGCGCTATCGGGCAATCCCTTTGCGCTGCGCGATTATCAGCGCGAGGCCGTCGATATATTCCACGCGGGCGGCGGTCCCGATGGCGGAAGCGGCACAGTAGTCTTGCCCTGCGGCGCGGGCAAAACCATTGTGGGCATGGCCGCGATGAATACCCTCCAGTGCGAAACTCTGATCCTGACCACCAATATCACGGCGTCTCGCCAGTGGAAAGCAGAACTCATCGACAAAACGAGCCTCACCGACGACCAGATAGGCGAATATTCTGGCGAGCGCAAAGAGATTCGGCCCGTTACTATTGCCACGTACAATATCCTGACCTATCGCAAGAGCAGGGAGGAAGACTTCCCCCACTTCGGCATTTTCAATCAGGGCAATTGGGGCCTCATTATCTACGACGAAGTTCACCTGCTTCCCGCGCCTGTATTTCGCTTTACCGCCGAATTGCAATCCCGGCGTCGTCTGGGCCTCACAGCCACCCTCGTGCGCGAAGATGGCCTCGAAACCGATGTCTTTTCGCTCATCGGACCCAAGCGATACGATGTGCCCTGGCGAGAACTCGAATCCAGTGGTTGGATAGCAACCGCGGAATGCTGTGAAATTCGCATGCCATTGCCTCAGGGCAAGCGGCTCAGCTATGCCATAGCAGACAGACGCGCAAAATTCCGCATTGCATCGGAAAATGCCGACAAAATCCACATGGTCAAGCACCTGCTCAAAAAACACGAGGGCGACCAGATCCTCGTCATTGGGCAATACATCCGCCAGGTCGAATATATTGCACGAGAACTCGACGCCCCGTTAATCATGGGCAAAACCCCTACCGAAGACCGCGACCACCTCTACGAAGCATTTCGAAAGGGCAAAATCAAGATCCTCGTCGTATCCAAAGTCGCCAATTTTGCCGTCGATCTGCCCGACGCCAGCGTCGCCATTCAGATTTCTGGCACTTATGGATCGCGCCAGGAAGAAGCCCAGCGCCTCGGGCGCATTCTGCGTCCCAAATCCGACGGTAGCCTGGCTCATTTTTACACCCTCGTCACGCGCGATACCCGCGAACAAGAATTTGCCCGAAACCGCCAGACTTTCCTCACCGAACAGGGCTATCGCTACACCATTCGAGACGCAGACGATGTCTTTGATGAAGCGTGA
- the ligA gene encoding NAD-dependent DNA ligase LigA, giving the protein MNPTNRIAQLVEQLNEHNYRYAVLNDPAISDRDYDILMRKLSDLEARHPDLIQPDSPTQRVTSDLTREFPTVQHDIPMLSLDNTYSEDELRDFEDRIRRELPDEELQYVAELKIDGVALSLIYENGLLIRGVTRGNGTQGEDITPNVKTIKSIPIRLKTCAESMSSNDSIGEGLFSNPVPYCEIRGEVYLDHNTFDAINVQREKNEENPFANPRNATSGSLKLQDAQQVAERSLSFFAYSFRSPAIQLPTHGENLSYLERLGLPVNTNRALCDNIDDIIAQAREWQEKRPDLPYDIDGIVIKVNSIAQQNKLGATSKSPRWAISYKYSAEQAETVLKRITLQVGRTGVITPVANLEPVQLAGTTVSRATLHNAEELERKDIREGDTVILEKGGDVIPKVVRVVTAKRAKDTVAFKFPKNCPVCKAPLTEDETEVATRCENPQCPAQLKGNIRHFASRTAMDIEGLGTALVEQLVDNKLIRDVGDLYNLKLDELADLERMAEKSAQNVLNALEASKQQPFHRVLFALGIRHIGATVARALSDNFHSIDRLRDTPPEEIEAVHEIGTAIAESIHAYLNIDSNWAIVEKLRAAGINLESEAPADTGPKPLDGKTVVVTGTFTRWGRQQAQDLIRALGGKPTSSVSGKTTLVIAGEKAGSKLAKAEQLNIAILNEEEFFSKYIGEENA; this is encoded by the coding sequence ATGAACCCCACCAACCGCATTGCACAACTCGTTGAACAACTCAACGAACACAATTACCGATACGCCGTACTCAATGATCCCGCGATTTCCGACCGGGATTACGACATACTCATGCGCAAACTGAGCGATCTGGAAGCGCGACATCCCGATCTGATCCAGCCCGATTCCCCCACACAGCGCGTAACCTCTGACCTCACCCGAGAATTTCCAACCGTACAACACGACATTCCCATGCTCAGTTTGGACAACACCTATTCAGAAGACGAACTCAGAGACTTTGAAGACCGCATCCGCCGCGAATTGCCCGATGAAGAACTACAATATGTTGCCGAACTCAAAATCGACGGTGTTGCCCTGAGCTTGATCTACGAAAACGGCCTGCTCATCCGCGGCGTCACCCGCGGCAATGGCACACAGGGCGAAGACATAACACCCAATGTAAAAACCATTAAATCCATACCCATCCGCCTCAAAACCTGTGCCGAAAGCATGTCCTCGAATGATTCTATCGGGGAGGGGTTATTCAGTAACCCCGTACCCTACTGCGAAATCCGCGGCGAAGTCTATCTCGATCACAACACATTTGACGCGATCAACGTCCAGCGCGAAAAAAACGAGGAAAACCCCTTCGCCAATCCACGCAACGCAACATCTGGCTCCCTCAAATTACAAGACGCACAACAGGTCGCCGAGCGCAGCCTGAGCTTTTTCGCGTACTCCTTTCGCTCGCCCGCCATACAGCTACCAACCCATGGCGAAAACCTCTCCTACCTCGAACGCCTGGGCCTGCCCGTCAACACCAACCGCGCCCTATGCGACAATATTGACGACATCATCGCCCAGGCTCGAGAATGGCAGGAAAAACGCCCGGATTTACCCTATGACATCGACGGCATAGTCATCAAAGTCAACAGCATTGCACAGCAAAACAAACTCGGTGCCACATCCAAAAGCCCCCGCTGGGCAATCTCCTACAAATATTCAGCCGAGCAGGCCGAAACCGTGCTCAAACGCATTACCCTTCAAGTCGGGCGCACAGGCGTCATCACCCCGGTGGCAAACCTCGAACCCGTGCAATTGGCGGGCACCACAGTCAGCCGCGCCACGTTGCACAACGCCGAAGAACTCGAACGCAAAGACATCCGGGAAGGCGATACGGTCATCCTCGAAAAAGGCGGCGACGTCATCCCCAAAGTCGTGCGTGTGGTCACTGCCAAACGCGCAAAAGACACCGTCGCGTTCAAATTCCCAAAAAACTGCCCTGTCTGCAAGGCTCCTCTCACTGAAGACGAAACCGAAGTCGCCACCCGCTGTGAAAATCCTCAGTGTCCCGCGCAACTCAAAGGCAATATCCGCCACTTTGCCTCGCGCACGGCAATGGACATTGAGGGACTGGGGACTGCCCTCGTCGAACAACTCGTAGATAACAAACTCATCCGCGATGTCGGCGATCTCTATAACCTCAAATTAGACGAACTCGCCGACCTCGAACGCATGGCAGAAAAATCGGCTCAAAACGTCCTCAACGCGCTCGAAGCGAGCAAACAACAACCCTTTCACCGCGTACTCTTCGCCCTGGGCATTCGCCACATCGGTGCCACAGTTGCGCGCGCACTATCCGACAACTTCCACAGCATTGACCGCCTGCGCGACACACCGCCCGAAGAAATCGAAGCCGTACACGAAATAGGTACTGCCATAGCAGAAAGCATCCACGCATACCTCAACATCGACAGCAACTGGGCCATCGTCGAAAAACTCCGCGCAGCAGGCATCAATCTCGAATCCGAAGCCCCTGCCGACACAGGTCCCAAACCCCTCGACGGCAAAACAGTAGTCGTTACCGGCACCTTCACCCGCTGGGGCCGCCAACAAGCCCAGGACCTCATCCGCGCCCTCGGCGGCAAACCCACCTCCAGCGTCAGCGGCAAAACCACCCTCGTCATCGCAGGGGAAAAGGCAGGCTCCAAACTCGCAAAAGCCGAGCAGCTAAATATCGCAATCCTCAACGAAGAGGAATTTTTTAGCAAATACATCGGCGAAGAAAACGCATAG
- a CDS encoding sulfatase: MNVLFIAVDDLRPQLGCYGQDFVQSPNIDQLAAEGVLFERAYCQQAVCAPSRASVLSGCRPDTTTIYDLQTPLRSVMPDVLSLPQHFKQYGYETRSIGKIYHHRSDDLQGWSAEPHVSTGDWKGRGYLTDEAMEVIERTDAQIAATGSTRRGMGPAFEAADVPDNAYHDGKDADHAIKTLNELRDQPFFLAVGFHKPHLPFNAPKHHWDVYDREALPLALNTSAPENVTEYSLTEFGELRGYFGMPKEGPIPEDLARTLVHGYCACVSYMDAQVGRVLDEVERLGLKDNTVVILWGDHGWKLGEHGSWCKHTNFDIDTHAPMIVRSPERGKSGAKASGLTEFVDMYPSLCDLCDLPLPDHLEGQSFVPLMEDPDRTWKQAAFSQYPRTGVMGYTIKTNDFRYTEWQSRDTGEVKARELYDHREDAAENVNAAEDIRYAETVSELEKVLKKGWETARA, from the coding sequence ATGAACGTATTATTCATCGCCGTAGATGATCTCCGTCCTCAACTCGGTTGTTATGGTCAGGATTTCGTACAGTCGCCGAACATCGATCAATTGGCCGCAGAGGGCGTCCTCTTTGAGCGGGCTTACTGCCAGCAAGCCGTGTGCGCGCCTTCTCGGGCGAGTGTTCTGAGTGGCTGCCGCCCGGACACGACGACAATTTACGATCTACAAACCCCTTTGCGGTCCGTGATGCCCGATGTCCTCTCGCTACCACAGCACTTCAAGCAGTACGGCTACGAGACGCGATCCATCGGGAAAATTTATCACCATCGAAGCGACGATCTGCAAGGATGGTCAGCAGAACCACACGTCTCAACGGGAGATTGGAAGGGACGGGGCTACCTGACAGATGAAGCGATGGAAGTAATCGAGCGAACAGATGCACAGATAGCTGCTACGGGATCCACGCGACGGGGTATGGGACCCGCTTTCGAAGCCGCAGATGTTCCAGACAACGCCTATCACGACGGCAAGGATGCCGATCACGCCATCAAAACACTCAACGAATTGCGCGATCAACCCTTCTTCCTCGCCGTGGGCTTTCACAAACCCCATCTGCCCTTCAACGCTCCCAAGCATCACTGGGACGTTTACGATCGGGAAGCATTGCCACTCGCCCTGAATACCAGCGCACCGGAAAACGTCACCGAGTACTCTCTGACCGAATTCGGAGAACTTCGCGGCTACTTCGGAATGCCCAAGGAGGGACCGATACCCGAGGACCTGGCGCGCACACTGGTCCACGGCTACTGCGCATGTGTCTCGTATATGGACGCGCAGGTCGGTCGCGTGCTCGACGAAGTCGAACGCCTGGGCCTCAAAGACAACACAGTTGTCATCCTGTGGGGAGACCACGGCTGGAAACTCGGCGAACACGGCAGTTGGTGCAAACACACGAACTTCGACATCGATACCCATGCCCCAATGATCGTCCGCTCCCCAGAACGCGGCAAGTCGGGTGCAAAGGCATCTGGTCTTACGGAATTTGTCGATATGTACCCGTCGCTGTGCGACCTGTGCGACCTGCCGCTACCCGATCATCTCGAGGGTCAGAGCTTTGTCCCCTTGATGGAAGATCCCGACAGGACCTGGAAACAGGCGGCCTTCAGCCAGTATCCACGCACGGGCGTGATGGGCTACACCATCAAGACCAACGACTTCCGCTACACAGAGTGGCAATCGAGGGATACAGGAGAGGTAAAGGCACGCGAGCTTTACGATCATCGAGAAGATGCTGCAGAAAACGTCAATGCCGCGGAAGACATTCGCTATGCCGAAACAGTGAGCGAACTCGAGAAAGTACTAAAAAAAGGTTGGGAAACCGCGAGAGCGTAG